One window from the genome of Dermacentor silvarum isolate Dsil-2018 chromosome 5, BIME_Dsil_1.4, whole genome shotgun sequence encodes:
- the LOC119453059 gene encoding protein TsetseEP-like has product MRVLVTTFALVLIARGSLAEEGSSTARAVEDEVTQPAPRRIEPPTASSPRPQLPWRPWPQPWPQPWPNPWPQPWPQPWPQPHPWPQPQPWPRPHPQPAPLPNPAPQPWPQPWPRPQPTQRPRPGPEHSRRPWQQPLPDPVVP; this is encoded by the exons ATGAGGGTCCTCGTGACCACCTTTGCCTTGGTGCTCATTGCCAGAGGCAGCTTGGCCGAAGAAG GTTCTTCAACTGCGCGTGCTGTCGAGGATGAGGTAACACAACCCGCGCCCAGGCGCATCGAGCCACCCACCGCTTCGAGCCCGAGGCCCCAGCTTCCCTGGCGACCCTGGCCACAACCTTGGCCACAGCCTTGGCCAAACCCTTGGCCACAGCCTTGGCCTCAACCATGGCCTCAACCGCACCCGTGGCCTCAACCGCAGCCATGGCCCCGGCCTCATCCACAACCTGCACCATTGCCAAACCCAGCGCCTCAACCCTGGCCTCAGCCCTGGCCCCGTCCTCAGCCTACGCAACGGCCACGCCCTGGACCTGAACACAGTCGCCGGCCATGGCAGCAGCCGCTTCCCGACCCCGTGGTGCCCTAG